From a region of the Rhipicephalus microplus isolate Deutch F79 chromosome X, USDA_Rmic, whole genome shotgun sequence genome:
- the LOC119175964 gene encoding uncharacterized protein LOC119175964 has product MSEVWVGLMRRLYKDNSVIACFDGAQSRPAMVTRGLMQGWPLSPLLYMIYVSGLEHMLPASGISFPFTHLYDEMPVTWTLPGLVYADLIMLAESPTDLQPLVTLAATHLYHLDLAFNAKKSAALQLSGSHPNVDIYLPGGNQIQWATEYWYLGVVLSICGDLLVAHEINLCKTSQRAANVLRRKSLWGCNRFLLIRDLWKAVHVPGLTFVTAILCLTVTTRQWLERGQREVGRMALGCHGRVAIEAIQGDLGWSSFEVHEARSKATYEGRLRLMDDERCHRRLFRYASLTGTQTQWCRRLGSLKRKFGFSANPMIEDKMYKWAHAVKTQVCEEETEQWRRAMEDKSTLLTYRTHKADIGMEPLYDNRGGSALLFEARAGALRTLAYRRKFDTSVDVARAICRICSTEEETTKHIILCCADLCPGHLVGTTFPPALGFQGDTEKNTAMARAVYMRKQKIGAVVAQSA; this is encoded by the coding sequence ATGTCAGAGGTGTGGGTCGGCCTAATGCGTAGATTGTACAAAGATAATTCAGTTATAGCGTGCTTTGACGGAGCCCAGTCCCGACCAGCAATGGTTACACGGGGACTTATGCAGGGCTGGCCTCTCTCACCCCTGCTATACATGATTTATGTTTCTGGACTGGAACATATGCTCCCAGCATCCGGTATCAGCTTCCCATTCACCCACCTGTACGATGAAATGCCCGTGACTTGGACGCTGCCGGGTTTAGTGTATGCTGACCTGATCATGCTAGCCGAAAGCCCAACGGACCTGCAACCACTGGTCACCCTCGCTGCGACCCATCTGTACCACCTGGACCTGGCCTTCAATGCAAAGAAGTCTGCTGCATTACAGTTGTCAGGCTCCCATCCTAATGTCGACATATACTTGCCAGGAGGTAATCAGATACAGTGGGCCACTGAATATTGGTACCTCGGGGTAGTATTGAGCATCTGCGGTGACTTGTTGGTGGCACATGAAATAAATCTTTGCAAGACTTCGCAGAGAGCAGCAAACGTGCTACGCCGAAAAAGCCTATGGGGTTGCAACCGTTTCCTCCTCATCCGAGACTTGTGGAAGGCTGTTCATGTCCCAGGCCTCACATTTGTCACTGCCATACTGTGCCTCACTGTGACAACCAGGCAATGGCTGGAGCGTGGTCAGCGGGAGGTGGGCCGTATGGCCCTTGGATGCCACGGGCGTGTCGCCATAGAGGCCATTCAGGGTGACCTGGGATGGTCCTCATTTGAGGTGCACGAGGCAAGAAGTAAGGCTACTTACGAAGGGCGCCTGCGGCTCATGGACGACGAACGGTGTCACAGGCGACTGTTTAGATATGCGAGTCTAACCGGCACACAAACGCAGTGGTGCAGGCGCCTGGGCAGCCTGAAAAGAAAGTTTGGCTTCTCTGCAAACCCTATGATTGAGGACAAGATGTACAAGTGGGCCCATGCAGTGAAGACGCAGGTGTGTGAGGAGGAGACAGAGCAGTGGCGGCGTGCCATGGAGGATAAATCCACACTGCTCACATACCGCACTCACAAGGCCGACATTGGCATGGAGCCCCTTTATGATAACAGAGGTGGCAGCGCACTCCTTTTTGAGGCACGTGCAGGAGCACTGCGTACGTTGGCATACCGTCGCAAGTTCGACACATCTGTGGACGTGGCCCGGGCCATATGCCGAATATGCAGCACTGAAGAGGAGACCACAAAACACATCATCCTTTGCTGCGCTGACTTGTGCCCGGGTCACCTGGTGGGCACCACCTTCCCCCCGGCACTGGGATTCCAAGGAGATACGGAGAAGAACACAGCAATGGCCAGAGCGGTCTACATGAGGAAACAGAAGATTGGTGCAGTGGTGGCGCAGAGCGCATAG